The Kordia sp. SMS9 DNA window TGGTAAATCGCGCGAAATGCACAATACCTTGGTGTTTTCTAACTCGCTTGCTTCTTGATTAAACGTTCGAACAGACGTTGCACAAACTCCTGTGTCAACGCTTGGAAAAATGTTCAATACAACTTTAGTACCTTTATAATCGTTTAAACTTTTAGTGTTCAAATCTGATGTTACTAATGCGAAATCAGGAGCTTTATCTCCTACATTTGGTAAGCTTCCCGAAGTTTCAAAAGCGGTACCATGTAATGTTACTGTGGCCATAGTTATTTAATTTTTTAGTCCTTAAAATTAACATTTCTACACCTAAAAAATCGTAAATTATAGTTAATTTTTTTAAGAACTTAAACATAGTAAAAATCTATCACAAAATAAAAACAATCAATTTGTTTTATAGGTTGCTTTGTTTTTAATGAGTAACTTTATAGCACTTTATAAATACTAAAAATTAATCAATACCTAAATACTTAAAAAATTATGAGTGATGAAAGCAAATGTCCATTTGGACATGGAACCGATACATTCAGTGCGGCAAAACGAAAAACTGCTGGTGGTGGAACTACAAACAGAGATTGGTGGCCGAATGAATTGAAATTGAATATACTTCGCCAGCATGGGAACAATCCAAATCCTATGGGAAAAGATTTTGATTATGCAGCAGCATTTAACAGCATTGATTATGCAGAATTAAAACAAGATGTTATCAACGTAATGACTGATTCACAAGATTGGTGGCCTGCTGATTATGGGCATTATGGTCCATTTATGATTCGTATGGCTTGGCACAGTGCAGGAACCTACAGAGTGGGAGACGGACGTGGAGGCGCAGGAACAGGAACACACCGATTTGCACCTTTAAATAGTTGGCCAGATAATGGGAACTTGGACAAAGCACGTTTGTTATTGTGGCCTGTAAAGCAAAAGTATGGACGTAAAATTTCGTGGGCAGATTTGATGATTTTGGCAGGAAATTGTGCATTAGAATCTATGGGCTTTAAGACTTTTGGATTTGCTGGTGGACGTGAAGACGTTTGGGAACCAGAGCAAGATATTTATTGGGGAATGGAAAATGAGTGGCTTGGAAACGAAGAACGCTACGAAACAGGAGAACTCGAAGATCAATTAGGAGCTGTACACATGGGATTAATTTATGTAAATCCTGAAGGTCCTAACGGAGAACCAAACCCGATGAAGTCTGCACATGATATTCGTGTGACATTTAAACGTATGGCAATGAATGATGAAGAAACAGTGGCGTTGGTTGCTGGAGGACATACATTTGGAAAAGCCCACGGAGCAGCAAATCCTGATGAATTTGTAGGACCAGAACCTCACGGAGCTAAAATTGAAGAAATGAGTACAGGGTGGAAAAATACTTTTGGCTCTGGAGTACTCGATGACGCCATTACTAGTGGAATTGAAGGACCTTGGACACCAAATCCTACTACTTGGGATGCTGATTAT harbors:
- the tpx gene encoding thiol peroxidase, with product MATVTLHGTAFETSGSLPNVGDKAPDFALVTSDLNTKSLNDYKGTKVVLNIFPSVDTGVCATSVRTFNQEASELENTKVLCISRDLPFAQSRFCAAEGLENVETLSDFKDGSFGKAYGVDMINGPMEALHSRAVVVLDESGTVTYTEHITEIAEEPNYKGALEALLDD